The Sabethes cyaneus chromosome 3, idSabCyanKW18_F2, whole genome shotgun sequence DNA window GCGCGAATATATGGGTATGAAACCAACTTTGTTGTTCAGTCAGCGACAAGGGACGAAGCCTTGCAGCCCGAACCTCCGAAGTTTGAAGATCCAACCTCTATCATGGCTGTATCCCGTAGTTTTTCTCGTGATGGGGGCTTGAAGAGAAGACGCAGAAATGCAGATGAGAAAGCTATTGGAACGAAACGTTTTCGAGGTGAAGTAAAGCCTCTATTGCAGCGTAGCGAACGATGTTCGAGATGCAATCGTGCATCCCATAATGGAGAACGGTGCCCATCATTGGATAAAACTTGCTTTTCTTGTGGACGGCGCGGTCATTTTGTTGCAACATGCCGTAACAAACGGGTCAATGTTGTGCAAGATAGACGAGGTGATTCGGCCCTCCTACCCATTGAAGATAAAACGCAGGTGAAGACCGATTAATATTGTTTGAAATTTCGatgaaatataatataatacctgtttttttttttttttgcaagtttttttttcaatcctgATTTCAATCCTTTTTTTCAGCAGATTAATGCGCTTTCGTTTGAAGATGTGTTAGTCGATTGTACCGTTGGCTCATCTAGTAAAATAAAATTCTTAATAGACTCTGGGGCAGATTCCAATGTTATTGGTGGCGATGATTGGCGCCAGCTTGAGAAACAATTAGAAGCTGGAACTGTAGCTCTTGTTCCaattgaaatttccagagaaaggAGTTTGCGGGCCTATGCTGCCGATAAACCGATGATAGTTGAACATGCCTTCAGAGCCAACATTCAAGCGATTGGATCGGATACACCGATCGTCAGTGCAGATTTTTTGGTAGTAATGCAGGGCCGTTGTTCGTTGCTCGGCAGGAACACTGCCAGTGAGCTGAAATTATTAAAAGTGGGAGCTGATGTTTACAGTTGTAGTCACGAAGATGAGGACGGAGTGTTTCCGAAGATGCCAGGAGTTAAGATTAAATTTTGTGTTGACAAATCGATTCCCCCGGAGAAAAATGCATATTTTAATGTTCCAGCTGCGTACCGCGATGCTGCAAAACTTCGACTCCAACAAATGGAGAAGCGCGGAATCATCGAAAAAGTTTTAACGGCACCACAGTGGATCAGTGGCATGTCCGCAGTACCTAAAGGTAAGGAAGACTTTCGCCTGGTTGTCAATATGCGCGCACCTAATAAGGCTATCAAACGCCAATATTTCCGGTTACCCTTACTTGACGAGATGAGGGTAAAGTTGTTCGGAGCCAAATATTTTTCCAAGCTCGACTTATCCAATGCCTACTATCACCTCGAGTTGAGCAGTGAGTCACGCGACTTGACCACCTTTTTGACCGAAGATGGGATGTTCCGGTTTACCCGACTTATGTTTGGCGTAAACTGTGCGCCCGAGATTTTTCAACGAGAGATGACCCGAATTTTAGATGAAGTGAAGAATAAAATTGTATACATTGACGATATTCTTTTGTTTGCTGAAACGTTAGAGGAGTTACGAAAGACCGTGGCtcttgtattgcggattttgaAAATGAATAATCTGACACTCAACTTGTCTAAATGTGAGTTTGATAAAAGTCGCATTAGATTCCTAGGGCATGAATTGGGCGAATCAGGATTTAATATAGAAGAATCAAAAGTCAAAGACATAAGGAAGTTCCGTCAACCAAAAACCACTTCAGAATTGCGGAGTTTTTTGGGGCTGGCATCTTATGTGAGCCCTTACATTAAGAATTTTGCAGATATTTCAGCTCCTTTGTGGGCGGTGGTCTCATCAAAATCCTGGAGCTGGGGCCAAGAACAAGAGCAAGCATTTGAATTAGTTAAAGATCGTATAGTACGTTGCACAGCTTCACTTGGGTATTTCTCAGAAAATGACAAATCGTTTCTGTATACAGATGCCTCACCTAACGCTCTTGGAGCAGTGTTAGTGCAGGAGGACAGTAAGCGAACCCCACGAATAATTAGCTTCGCTTCTAAGGCTCTAACCGTCACTGAGAAGAAGTATCCTCAAAATCAGCGTGAGGCATTAGCTGCAGTGTGGGCGGTTGAACACTTTGCGTATTTTCTGCTAGGTAGGCATTTTACCCTGCGCACTGATGCTAGAGGCATTACCTTTATTCTAAATCGATCCCGGGAAACCGCTAAAAGAGCCTTGACGAGAGCAGATGGCTGGGCGTTAAGGCTCAGTCCTTACAACTACGATGTGGAGTTTGTTCGTGGTTGTGAAAATATTGCGGACCCTTCTTCCCGTCTGTATGCTGGAAATGATGAAGCTTTCGATGAGGATTCTAGCCCATGGGAAATTGCGCACCTTGAGGCAAATGCTATCCAGTTTTTAACGGAAAAGGAAATTAAAGAATCTACTGCTCGTGACACTACTCTTCAACGTGTATTGGATTCGTTGGAAACCGGAGATTGGCCCAAGGAACTGCAAAAGtttcaaacaatatcaaacGATTTACATAGCAAAGAAGGAATGCTTGTAAAAAGTGGATGTGTCGTTATTCCCAGTGAACTAAGGGAAAAAACGCTAACGGTAGCTCATGCTGGTCATCCACTCGCAGCAAAATTAAAGAGCATCTTGCGTAAGCGTGTTTGGTGGCCCGGGATGGCTGGGGATGCCGAAAGATGGGTGAAATCTTGCGTCCATTGTGCTGTTAATGGAAAACCGGAGAGTCGTACTCCCATGGAACGAATTTTTGCACCTAAAGCTGTTTGGGACACCATAGCAGTTGACTTCAATGGACCCTATTTAAAGTACGGGGGAGTATCTATCCTAGTGATTATTGACTTGAGATCCCGCTATGCGATCGCACGACCGGTGAAATCAACTGCTATTGAGCACACCACGAATGTATTGAATGACGTGTTTAGAAGAGAAGGATTCCCAAAAGCAATTAAAAGTGACAACGGGCCTCCATTCAATGGTGAACAATATAAGCAATATTGCTCTGATCGGGGCATCCAGACCATTTTTTCTACACCGTTCTTTCCTCAACAAAACGGGCTTGTGGAAAGTTTTATGAAAGTGGTAAACAAAGCTATGTCTACGGCAGCTTCGAGTGGAACCGGTTACTCGGAAGAACTTCAGGATGCAGTTAATGCCTATAACGCTGGAGTTCATTCGGTCATAAAAGTTTCGCCAGAAGAAGTCATGATGGGCCGGAAAATTAAACGAGGTTTGCCGTTACTGGTATACGAAAAGGCGGACTATGAAGATCAACAGCTGGATGCAAAAGACCATGAAGTAAAGGTGAAAGGGAAAGCACGTGAGGACCAGCGGCGAGGTGCCAAAAATAGTACAGTCAAACCTGGAGATACTGTCATTGTAGAGCGTCTAGTAAAAGGGAAAGGCGATTCTAGATTCAACATGAAACGTTTCACGGTTATGACGGAAAAAAACGGCAGTTTGCTCCTTGCCGATGATGAAGGTCATACCGTGAAGCGACATGTGTCGCAAACAAAGAAAGTGCACAGTTGGAGGAACAGTTCGCGCATGGGTATCGAGGAGCAAGCAGTTACTGAACCATTCAGGCGGCCAGGAAGGACCACAAAAGCACCATCATATCTATCTGACTATGTTCGTCATATGGAAGATAAGGAatgatgttttaatttttttttttttttagttttaataaaatcagttgtttttttttccctgtggtttaatttgaaagtaattttttttttttgttttttttttcttcctgagAGTAGGGGGAGGATGTGTGGTATGCAGCCACCTGATAAATAAGTGTATAACACGTATCGTGAAATATACGACAGACTGCGCATCAGCATATCCCTCAGCGCCAGCCCGGAGTCGTGCTGTTCGTTCTTCGGTTTCGTATGCGCTGTGAGTTCGGACATCTTTCGGGCATTGTTCGGGGATGTTGCCATGGTACGATGATCTTGTCCCTCATTGTGTAGTTAACCTCCTTGAAGGTAAGTTGTGTGTTCTAGATGCTGCATGTTGGGTGATTCCCAGCGAATGGCCAGTTTACAcaagttacctttatcgaactgttatgtgattgaaaaagcgcaagaggtagAGCCTATATgtaaccaattgttacacagatgttttatggaacatcaatgcgcgttatctatccattcgcgactacgatactaaaagagattttaagtctgttcgcactcccacgaaatcctatgccgcgttgtcaaaacttgcgtgaaaacataaacaaaaatacttccttctgtttttttctcgcacaaaaaccaatgcgcgttatctaaatacaagcaggtattcgcgactacgacactaaaagagaatttatgcctgttcgcactcacacgaaatcctatgtcgcgttgtcaaaacttgcgactaccgtggacccccgttcgtttgaccgtttttaatctgaacactttttaatttgaaccccgttggtttgcacgacgtgcaaattaaaaatggttcaaatgtcattctcaatatgacatcatttgcttatgcagataatgcataaacacgatttgtttgtactaatCTAGCATGCTTAATCTGTTTCAccttgcgttttcccaacgattatggtagaaatccggtCGGATAaagaaatattcgctgcttgcaactgccaactgattcaacccacaaaaacaataacaaagagtagggcaaccagttcacacaagctccagcatatttagggttacccagggctatggtgtgcttgtcaaactccatatattcgatgcgttactaacatgcaccaaaaatttggctcttagggttaccattttttccaaattagagtgaccaagaaatttttgcaatatttttataaattttttactttcaattaaggcgtttttttaattggttAGAAATTGAAATAACTGCGAAGAAAAAATTTGACTATAAAACTAAATCGCTTGTGAAACTTTAAGCTCGTTTTAAttaattacaataaaaattcattatgacaattatcaatgaccttcaaacaaaacaagtttggtTAGCTTATTACGAGTAGACTGAATGCTTTTTACTATTGAGTATTTGTGTTTTTATGAAgcacgaacattggaagaactaggattgttgtttttgaaatactactgcaaatactaaataggagaaattttttatggggatgaTGATTTCGATGCTAGGTACGAAATTTTCGCTTGACACCACCCCCCtggggttaccagttgttcaaattaaaaactaaccccgttagtttgcatgaggaatcgttcaaacgaacgggggtccacattaatggtgtctaacagtcgacttaacgaagggcgctattgcaggaaaagcgcccgtctgacaggtaaatttggtgccaaccttgtcgagatgtgctgagatgttggcaacaaaaacatggcagatGGCACCCAtccagcgttgccaaccttccagatttgtctggattttccagactttttgatgcctaatcagacataaaaagacgttttccaaacattgtcttccattggagcaaatggcagccagacttttccagacacttttattctcgttttccagattttcgtaaaaaccggttggcaacgctgcacccatcgcaagcccctgtaaTCACCGTAATGTCGAGCAGTTATTGTTCTTTTAAGGCAGATAAAAAATTATCTTTAAaatatctggcatctctgcttaAAACGTCAAACACAACACAACAGCCAAACAgcgatgccagatcagcggttttcccgctagatttagcgggattcCAAGTCGGATAGCGGGACTTAttaaccaaacagcggctagcgggagTCTAGCGGttttttaaataactcagcgggattttagcgggatctcgatttagcgatatttggtaggcaaaaagagtgctgaaagagaggttgacagcaaaaaactTCGTTTATTGACACTCTAATGTCTGCTCGTGTATTGGCAGATAgttcagtatattctgttgattagAAAACTCCATGTTTTTTGCCAAGAATGGAatcagttctgacaaatactcattagaacttactgaaaaagaagaccaccaaaccaatccgttttgcgtattcctaatttttccacaaatTGATTCGTTGCgaatggcaaaatccaactgattcatgaattggaaacaaaacaacacaaacaacttaTGTTTCTATATTCATCATAGTTTGCTATATACCGCagcatttgtatgataacaaacCCAAAACAAATcggctgatgagccgataaaaccgaagtctaaaagacaaatcggtacatttttgctaaaacaaaacatcagcgagaacaaagagccgatgcgttttacagatatttttgaattttggctgcttataaaaattgaaacatgtcttcttttgtcaccaaaaaccataaccatttgccagagttgctgaaattttgcatgatttttatcatagctagacaaagaaagagaatttgtgctaaaagcttctttcgaaattttcgcatgtgttcttagactccttatAATGttatcacccctattctgtgttTCGAACAaacctttatttcgttcgacttgtttcgaacgagatgttttgcccatttgattttgctggcggaaatatcgttcaaaaaaactttcgttcgaaataccaattcgttcgaaatatagaatagcggtgccTATGAAGAATAACaagatatttctttttctgtttcctgaagcttcgtcaacataaatgcagcaaatttgcataatgttcattcaATTGAAACcgctcaatttcagcagatcatcttcatttcaaatgcaagccttactgaaatgaatatttttaaattttaattctgtaccagaaacgaaagaataatatgacttttgattcagtgggatttctagcgggaaatagactctagacagcgggatttcagcgggaaatcaacctctgggcagcgggaaaatgggcaatcgacctggtaacactgcaGCCAAAAccccaaaacaaaataaatcaaataaaaagtCAAAATTTTGTAGTTTACACTTTACAGAAACATTTTATGAATTAACGGCCTACGAAAACCTTTTTGGAAGAAGCATTATGTCTGATGGTGAGGATAGTGTTTATagttaaaaatattaaattacatGACTATATAATTTGTATAGAGGAAGTGATCCGCCGGCGTTTACAAATCGATGGAGACGGAACTGGAGATGACCGACGATTAAATGATTTGTTAAAAACCTTCGTAAAATGGTGTAATTCGACTGATAGCGCGGAGAACAGGTAAAATACATTTCTCAGATACTCTATATAAATCACATCTCCAAAAGTAAACCAGCCAGATGAAAACTATTTCCCTGTAATAACACTTGAAAACAGAATCGGTTTGTTTACCGTCGTTTGCAAAAATATGCTATATTTCGCTAGCTTTTTTGTATTGTATTACCACTTAGTATAAAACCCTTATTTTAGTCAAGCTATTCATGATCGTCTTTTGGCACAACTTGCGCAGTGCgaatttgctatgaaaaagTCGGACTTCTGTGCTAGTATGATGGAGCAGGAGCTGAAAAATTACGCTGCCATATCTGATACCATAGAAACTGGCATTGAGACGGCCAAAACACAAATCGTTCAAAGTAAGCAGAATTTAGTACTTgcgaaaaaaattcgaaaaaatcgaatGGAATACGATGTACTGGCTAAAATAATCAATCAACAGCCGGATAGAAAGAATACTATTAAGGAATTGGATTCGCTGAAGCAAGAATTGAATCAGTTGCAAGAAAAAAAGGCTTCACTCGAAAGGAAGCTAGGAACAAAGAAAAAAGATTTCACCGTTTTGATGAGGTCTATCGTGGA harbors:
- the LOC128743088 gene encoding THO complex subunit 7 homolog; this translates as MSDEEVIRRRLQIDGDGTGDDRRLNDLLKTFVKWCNSTDSAENSQAIHDRLLAQLAQCEFAMKKSDFCASMMEQELKNYAAISDTIETGIETAKTQIVQSKQNLVLAKKIRKNRMEYDVLAKIINQQPDRKNTIKELDSLKQELNQLQEKKASLERKLGTKKKDFTVLMRSIVELQNKLDSVAEDIQDIADEKMSCDDEPIILTVDDVPSPEGNDVVLSTPEKTC
- the LOC128739888 gene encoding uncharacterized protein K02A2.6-like; protein product: MSSPGRYVRAPIYGSDREHSCESEDSLVFSPGRFVRISSPDENTVEYTGDWQDDPYAHYRTMVDSDRENRELRERVLELEKTITQILDFGKHRRKGNCSPEEVWIQNGSHEAPAVVEPVSTASVMAFDNSSQSIRWDNIKPFPKGVPASKMWKTWTKYYENFEIAASLSNANDPVKRSQLLYLSMGDDLQGIVRAAKLKPVPGEPDCYETFVRNIEEYLKGLTDISAEHDTFTSMYQEEKEPAVSFHARLREKVWLCGYSPSDQDRFVRTQLLKGLKNRKLARAARIYGYETNFVVQSATRDEALQPEPPKFEDPTSIMAVSRSFSRDGGLKRRRRNADEKAIGTKRFRGEVKPLLQRSERCSRCNRASHNGERCPSLDKTCFSCGRRGHFVATCRNKRVNVVQDRRGDSALLPIEDKTQQINALSFEDVLVDCTVGSSSKIKFLIDSGADSNVIGGDDWRQLEKQLEAGTVALVPIEISRERSLRAYAADKPMIVEHAFRANIQAIGSDTPIVSADFLVVMQGRCSLLGRNTASELKLLKVGADVYSCSHEDEDGVFPKMPGVKIKFCVDKSIPPEKNAYFNVPAAYRDAAKLRLQQMEKRGIIEKVLTAPQWISGMSAVPKGKEDFRLVVNMRAPNKAIKRQYFRLPLLDEMRVKLFGAKYFSKLDLSNAYYHLELSSESRDLTTFLTEDGMFRFTRLMFGVNCAPEIFQREMTRILDEVKNKIVYIDDILLFAETLEELRKTVALVLRILKMNNLTLNLSKCEFDKSRIRFLGHELGESGFNIEESKVKDIRKFRQPKTTSELRSFLGLASYVSPYIKNFADISAPLWAVVSSKSWSWGQEQEQAFELVKDRIVRCTASLGYFSENDKSFLYTDASPNALGAVLVQEDSKRTPRIISFASKALTVTEKKYPQNQREALAAVWAVEHFAYFLLGRHFTLRTDARGITFILNRSRETAKRALTRADGWALRLSPYNYDVEFVRGCENIADPSSRLYAGNDEAFDEDSSPWEIAHLEANAIQFLTEKEIKESTARDTTLQRVLDSLETGDWPKELQKFQTISNDLHSKEGMLVKSGCVVIPSELREKTLTVAHAGHPLAAKLKSILRKRVWWPGMAGDAERWVKSCVHCAVNGKPESRTPMERIFAPKAVWDTIAVDFNGPYLKYGGVSILVIIDLRSRYAIARPVKSTAIEHTTNVLNDVFRREGFPKAIKSDNGPPFNGEQYKQYCSDRGIQTIFSTPFFPQQNGLVESFMKVVNKAMSTAASSGTGYSEELQDAVNAYNAGVHSVIKVSPEEVMMGRKIKRGLPLLVYEKADYEDQQLDAKDHEVKVKGKAREDQRRGAKNSTVKPGDTVIVERLVKGKGDSRFNMKRFTVMTEKNGSLLLADDEGHTVKRHVSQTKKVHSWRNSSRMGIEEQAVTEPFRRPGRTTKAPSYLSDYVRHMEDKE